The Impatiens glandulifera chromosome 3, dImpGla2.1, whole genome shotgun sequence genome contains a region encoding:
- the LOC124931172 gene encoding thiamine pyrophosphokinase 1 isoform X1 yields the protein MEVMIHSSTFLSPSIPAAADDLPTSSYALVILNQRLPRFAPLLWKHAQFRVCADGGANRLFDELPLLLPNEDAPSVRNRYVPDAIKGDMDSIRSDVLGFYKDLGTEIIDESQDQDTTDLHKCVAFIKDSSPIADKSNLCILVTGSLGGRFDHEVGNINVIHRFSSLRIILLSDDSLIHLLPRTHHHEIRIQSSIEGPHCGLIPIGEPSLSTTTTGLKWNLTDTEMRFGGLVSTSNIVKEDRVTVKSDKDLLWTISIKKH from the exons ATGGAAGTTATGATTCACTCCTCCACTTTTCTCTCGCCGTCGATCCCCGCCGCCGCCGACGACCTTCCGACTTCATCCTACGCCCTCGTTATTCTTAACCAGCGCCTTCCTCGATTCGCTCCTCTTCTATGGAAGCACG CACAATTTCGTGTATGTGCCGACGGTGGAGCTAATCGTCTCTTTGATGAACTTCCTCTTCTGTTGCCGAATGAAGACGCACCTAGTGTGAGGAACAG gtATGTGCCTGATGCAATCAAAGGAGACATGGATTCAATCAGAAGTGATGTGCTAGGTTTCTACAAGGACCTT GGGACCGAGATCATAGATGAAAGCCAAGATCAAGACACAACAGATCTGCATAAATGCGTGGCATTTATTAAGGACTCCTCTCCAATTGCAGACAAGTCTAAT TTGTGCATTCTTGTTACTGGATCACTTGGTGGGCGTTTCGACCATGAGGTTGGGAACATCAATGTTATACATCGATTCTCATCGCTGCGAATAATTCTTTTATCGGATGATTCCCTGATCCATCTTTTGCCTCGTACTCACCATCATGAAATTCGTATTCAGTCATCTATTGAAGGTCCACACTGTGGACTTATTCCTATTGGGGAACCATCTTTAAGCACCACAACTACTGGGCTTAAGTGGAATCTGA CTGATACTGAAATGAGATTCGGCGGCCTGGTTAGTACCTCGAACATTGTCAAGGAAGATAGAGTAACTGTGAAATCAGACAAAGATCTACTTTGGACAATATCCATCAAGAAGCATTGA
- the LOC124931172 gene encoding thiamine pyrophosphokinase 1 isoform X2 has translation MEARAAQFRVCADGGANRLFDELPLLLPNEDAPSVRNRYVPDAIKGDMDSIRSDVLGFYKDLGTEIIDESQDQDTTDLHKCVAFIKDSSPIADKSNLCILVTGSLGGRFDHEVGNINVIHRFSSLRIILLSDDSLIHLLPRTHHHEIRIQSSIEGPHCGLIPIGEPSLSTTTTGLKWNLTDTEMRFGGLVSTSNIVKEDRVTVKSDKDLLWTISIKKH, from the exons ATGGAAGCACG AGCAGCACAATTTCGTGTATGTGCCGACGGTGGAGCTAATCGTCTCTTTGATGAACTTCCTCTTCTGTTGCCGAATGAAGACGCACCTAGTGTGAGGAACAG gtATGTGCCTGATGCAATCAAAGGAGACATGGATTCAATCAGAAGTGATGTGCTAGGTTTCTACAAGGACCTT GGGACCGAGATCATAGATGAAAGCCAAGATCAAGACACAACAGATCTGCATAAATGCGTGGCATTTATTAAGGACTCCTCTCCAATTGCAGACAAGTCTAAT TTGTGCATTCTTGTTACTGGATCACTTGGTGGGCGTTTCGACCATGAGGTTGGGAACATCAATGTTATACATCGATTCTCATCGCTGCGAATAATTCTTTTATCGGATGATTCCCTGATCCATCTTTTGCCTCGTACTCACCATCATGAAATTCGTATTCAGTCATCTATTGAAGGTCCACACTGTGGACTTATTCCTATTGGGGAACCATCTTTAAGCACCACAACTACTGGGCTTAAGTGGAATCTGA CTGATACTGAAATGAGATTCGGCGGCCTGGTTAGTACCTCGAACATTGTCAAGGAAGATAGAGTAACTGTGAAATCAGACAAAGATCTACTTTGGACAATATCCATCAAGAAGCATTGA
- the LOC124931171 gene encoding WD repeat-containing protein GTS1, translating to MESMEMDVEEAVTIPKPDSFKRCGLKSTIQTNFGDDYVFQITSKDDWSLMAVSLSTNYLKLYSPTTGHYLGECKGHTSNVNDISFSDNSNILHSCSSDGSLRSWDTRSFQQVSCLNTGPSQEIFSFSFGGTSGNLVAAGTKSEIFFWDWRTRKQVACLEDSHIDDVTQVHFIPGVDNRLVSASMDGLICNFDTSGNINDEDHLESVINIGTSIARVGFLGEKLWCLTHIETLSVWDWKDGSNVVLFEDARSLASNKWSLDQVDYFVDCHYSKEDDCLWAIGGTNGGTLGYFPVSYGGSGAIGSPEAVLQGGHTGVVRTILPMSGRSASQIDNGSILGWTGGEDGRLCCWLSDKSSDSITSSWISSGLPIKSSKDRRIKRHQPY from the exons ATGGAATCAATGGAGATGGATGTAGAAGAAGCTGTAACAATTCCAAAGCCCGACTCTTTCAAACGATGCGGACTCAAGAGCACAATCCAGACCAACTTTGGAGACGATTATGTTTTCCAAATCACCTCCAA GGATGATTGGTCTCTTATGGCGGTGTCTCTATCTACGAATTACCTAAAACTATACTCGCCTACAACAGGTCACTACTTAGGAGAATGTAAAGGTCATACATCCAATGTCAATGATATCTCCTTTTCTGATAATTCGAATATCCTGCATTCTTGCTCTTCTGATGGCTCCCTCAGATCCTGGGACACTAGATCATTCCAGCag GTGTCTTGCTTGAATACAGGTCCTTCTCAAGAAATTTTCAGTTTTTCTTTTGGGGGAACAAGTGGAAATCTTGTAGCTGCTGGAACCAAATCCGAG ATATTCTTCTGGGATTGGAGGACCAGGAAACAGGTTGCATGCTTGGAGGATTCTCATATCGATGATGTTACCCAG GTTCACTTTATACCTGGCGTAGACAACAGGCTTGTCTCTGCTTCAATGGATGGGTTGATTTGTAACTTTGATACTAGTGGGAATATAAATGATGAAGATCATTTAGAGTCG GTGATTAATATTGGAACCTCAATAGCTAGAGTGGGATTTCTTGGTGAGAAGCTTTGGTGTCTGACACATATTGAAACTTTAAG TGTTTGGGATTGGAAGGATGGAAGTAATGTGGTTCTTTTTGAGGATGCTCGATCATTGGCATCTAATAAGTGGTCATTAGATCAG GTGGACTATTTTGTGGATTGTCACTACTCGAAAGAAGATGATTGTTTATGGGCAATTGGCGGTACGAATGGAGGCACGTTGGGTTACTTTCCTGTGAGTTATGGAGGATCCGGTGCAATAGGGTCTCCAGAAGCTGTTCTTCAAGGTGGGCACACAGGTGTAGTTAGGACCATACTGCCCATGAGTGGAAGAAGTGCATCCCAAATCGACAATGGCAGCATTTTGGGCTGGACTGGCGGTGAGGATGGTCGGTTGTGTTGTTGGTTGTCTGATAAATCATCTGATAGTATTACTTCTTCTTGGATATCAAGTGGGTTGCCAATCAAGAGTTCAAAGGATCGCAGGATAAAAAGACATCAGCCGTATTAG
- the LOC124932705 gene encoding uncharacterized protein OsI_027940-like, which produces MCFSRHPEVKWAQRQDKVYMTVELPDSKNANINLDPQGLFTFSGTAGPESLNYELTLDLFDEVNVEKSKISVGVRGIFCVLEKVEIKWWKKLLRGDGKTPHNVKVDWDKWVDEDDDQDTGTYVLANIN; this is translated from the exons ATGTGTTTCAGTCGACACCCTGAGGTGAAGTGGGCTCAAAGGCAGGATAAGGTTTATATGACTGTGGAATTGCCAGATTCTAAAAATGCCAATATTAATCTTGATCCTCAAGGACTTTTTACATTCTCTGGTACTGCTGGACCTGAAAGCCTGAATTATGAATTAACATTGGATCTTTTTGATGAGGTTAATGTCGAG AAAAGCAAAATTAGTGTTGGTGTGAGGGGTATATTTTGTGTATTGGAGAAAGTCGAAATAAAATGGTGGAAGAAACTTCTGCGAGGAGATGGAAAGACGCCTCACAATGTGAAAGTAGATTGGGACAAATGGgtggatgaagatgatgatcagGATACAGGTACGTACGTACTTgccaatattaattaa
- the LOC124931390 gene encoding autophagy-related protein 18a-like: MATVSTLSSPRSEHPESDLSPNHSNLSPAMMQPEPTAAVQEDGNEAPSQDPYPQATPVLCSSPTHDLQDRSCLPSLSLLHVSFNQDHGCFATGTDRGFRIYNCDPLREIFRRDFDHGGGVGTVEMLFRCNILALVGGGPDPRYPLNKVMIWDDHQSRCIGELSFRSEVRGVRLRRDRIMVVLEQKIFVYNFADLRMLHQIETTVNPKGLCSVSQAAGTFVLVCPGLQKGQVRVEHYTSRRTRFIMAHDSRIACFALTQDGSMLATASTKGTLVRIFNTSDGSLLQEVRRGADRAEIYSLAFSSTAQWLAVSSDKGTVHVFNLKIDMGNLRTERPQGVSDTVQTVSSPISSLSFIKGVLPKYFSSEWSVAQFRLPEGSQYIVAFGHQRNTVVILGLDGSFYRCQYDPTNGGEMTQLEYHNFLKPDEAF, from the exons ATGGCTACTGTCTCTACCCTGTCCTCTCCACGGAGCGAGCACCCCGAATCCGATCTTTCTCCAAACCATTCCAATCTCTCTCCGGCGATGATGCAACCGGAACCTACCGCCGCCGTCCAGGAGGATGGGAACGAGGCGCCCTCACAGGACCCTTATCCTCAAGCTACTCCCGTTCTATGTTCAAGCCCTACTCACGATCTCCAAGATCGGTCTTGCCTTCCTTCTCTCTCGCTTCTTCACGTCTCTTTCAATCAAGATCACGGTTGTTTCGCCACCGGCACCGATCGAGGATTCAGGATTTACAATTGCGATCCCTTACGTGAGATATTCCGTAGAGATTTTGACCATGGAGGCGGTGTCGGTACAGTGGAGATGCTTTTTCGCTGCAATATACTCGCATTGGTCGGTGGAGGGCCGGATCCGCGCTATCCGTTGAATAAGGTTATGATTTGGGATGATCATCAGAGTCGGTGCATCGGGGAGTTGTCATTCCGGTCGGAGGTTCGAGGAGTTCGGCTTAGGAGGGATCGGATTATGGTTGTTCTTGAGCAGAAAATCTTTGTATACAATTTTGCCGACTTGAGAATGTTGCATCAAATTGAGACGACTGTGAATCCTAAAGGTCTATGCTCGGTATCTCAAGCTGCCGGAACCTTTGTGCTGGTTTGCCCGGGTTTACAGAAGGGGCAAGTGAGAGTTGAGCATTATACCTCCAGGCGGACAAGGTTCATTATGGCTCATGATTCAAGAATTGCTTGTTTTGCTCTGACTCAGGATGGAAGCATGCTTGCCACAGCTAGCACAAAGGGAACTCTTGTGAGGATTTTCAATACGTCCGATGGATCATTGTTGCAAGAG GTTAGACGCGGTGCAGATAGAGCAGAAATATATAGTCTTGCATTTTCTTCAACTGCTCAATGGCTGGCTGTATCAAGCGATAAAGGCACTGTCCATGTTTTCAACCTTAAAATTGATATGGGAAACTTAAGAACTGAAAGGCCTCAAGGAGTGTCTGACACTGTTCAGACTGTTTCATCACCCATTTCATCACTTTCTTTCATTAAGG GTGTATTGCCCAAGTATTTCAGCTCTGAATGGTCTGTTGCTCAGTTTCGCTTACCTGAAGGTTCTCAATATATTGTTGCTTTTGGTCACCAAAGAAACACTGTTGTAATTCTGGGCCTGGACGGAAG CTTCTACCGGTGCCAGTACGATCCAACAAATGGGGGAGAGATGACTCAGTTGGAATATCACAACTTCCTCAAACCCGACGAAGCCTTCTAG